gaattttattttacaataagCAAATGTCAAGATCCTTTCATCTCAACCCAAAGCATTACAGCCTCAAGGTGCACTTGCTTTATGCCTAACTTTTCCACAATAACTCATAGGTTGCCCAGAAATAGGAGATCTGTGTTCTGAGCCCTTTTTAGTGTGAACTGATTTGAAACTACATCCACCATATCACATAAATGCCAGCCTACAGTAGGGAagccctatttttttttctgcatgtcaCAGAAATACCAGATTTCCTGAGGTGTCTACTTTTTTGTTCAGAAAAGGTCcaatgaaagaaatgagaaaagtcaaaagcaaaaaaagaaaaggggggctgggggggagagaGAGTTCCCTTTCTACGACATTATTTAAAACACCAATATTTTATACACTACTTTCCTTAGGGCAGCCTTCACCTCCCGGTTTCTCAGGCTGTAGATAAGGGGGTTCAGTATGGGGATCACCACCGTGTAGAACAGTGAGGCCACCTTGTCTCTGTCCAGTGAATGGTTAGAGCTGGGCTGTAAATACATGAAAATCAGGGTCCCATAGAAGATGGTGACAGCTGTCAGGTGGGAGGCACAGGTGCCGAAAGCTTTCTGCCTGCCCTGAGTAGAGGGGATCTTCAAAATGGTAGAGAAGATGTAGAGGTAGGAGACAAGCACAATCAGAAGCGAGGAGATCATATCAAAGCTGGCAAAGGCATATATTAACATTTCTTTGGTGTAGGTGTTGGAACAGGAGAGCGCTAATAAGGGGAGGTCATCGCAGTAGAAATGGTTGATCAGATTAGAAGCACAGAAATTCAAGCAAAATGTAATTATAGTGTGGAACAAGGCAACACAGAAACTGTACAGGTAAAGGCCAGCCACCAGTTGGATACAGACTTGCTGGGACATGATGGCCCTATAGCGGAGAGGGTTACAGATGGCCACACAGCGATCGTATGCCATCCCAGCCAGAAGGAAACACTCTGTGATCATGAATGTGAGAAAACAACACAGCTGTGCAGCACAGGCATGGTAAGAAATTGTCTTCCTCTCTGATAAGAAGTTTGCCAGCATTCTGGGTGTGATGGTTGAAGAATAACAGAGGTCTACAAAGGCCAAGTGGCTGAGGAAGAAATACATTGGAGTATGAAGCTGGGAGTCAATCCTGATGAGTACAATCATCCCCAAATTCCCCAGCAGAGTGACAATGTAGACTAGCAGGAACGCCATAAAGAGAGGAATCTGAAGATCTGGACGACTGGTGAACCCAATAAGAACGAATTCTGTCACTGTTGTGTGATTCCTATCTGCCATTTATCTATCTTTAAAAAAGGTATGgataagaaaatggaaagcaCTCCTTAGGCATAAGGTTGTTGATGGAAAATAGAAATTTCACATCCTGATCCTTAAGACCAAAGAAATTTCTCTCCTGGTGTCTGCAAATATTCTGCAATCTCAGTTAATTCAATGATCTTTCATGGTCATTCTCACATTTCCTCCTGAACTGTATATATGAGATCAAGGAGTCATCTTTAGGCTATTCAAAATGAAAACTAAGTGATGCATGAGGAATGCAGTTCTACGAAAATGAAGGAATACCATAATACTCCATGAGGTAGATGATATTTCAGATCATCTTTCTAAATGGTATGGAGGAAGCTCTTCTGTACATATCAGAATGACAAGTATTTTCAAAACCGTTTTCagtctttttcccctcttcagctacataaaatacaacaaaacagtGCCAGGATTTTAATATGCAGTGAAAAAGTTCCCCTCTTCATGTACTGTCTAAATATTAATTGAAGGCATTAAACTGTACTTTCCTGCATTATAATATCACATCTAAACATTTCAGGGTTTGGGCTTCTATTGAACTTACCCAGACAATCTTCAGATGGACTTTTCATTGACCATTTGAATTCAGTACAACAGTGACTGATTCAAATAAGGGGTTACACAGCACTGCCCGACTCCCACTACTTGTATTAGTGGAAAGAGATAATAATGGCACCTAATACCCACTCTTGGGCTGGATTCATCTTACAGAActtctttcatcttcagaaatTGCTGAGCTGAAGCTGGTGGTGATACATTTCACATGCTagctgagggaaaagaaaaagtcaaaattgTAAAAATAAGCAGCACAAGAAAAAATTCTGAAGCCTGGCAGCACTCTGAGGACTTTATTAAACTGCTTGTCTGCTTAAAACTAAACTCATTTGGAAAACTTCATGGTCTTCATAATTTTAACAATTCATATTAATTCTAAAATTATTTGGATGAAGTAAATGACCCAAGCAGAATTGATAATAAGGTCTTCAGTGAttacagtgaaaggaaaaaattacctcttgcatttcagaaatgctttcttaTGGGGATTTACCCCCAGTAGAAGTGGAGCTTAAAATGCTAATTCCACTAAATAAAGTAGACATCTGTTTGTTGATGGCTGAATAATTCTCAAGACCCTCCTAACAGTTATTGCTAAATCTCCATGAACTAGAAAAGGAGCTTAGGTCACATGCAGAGAGTTGTGCTATAGATATCTAGAAGGAAGGTAGGTGCATAAATGCAGGTCTCTAGTGCCAGTTCAGCCCCATCTAGAGCACCCCTTCTTGCTGTCACCCTGGCAGGACATGATCTCTACAGATCCCATCTGTCAGGCCTATGCAGATGTCCTAGGACATCTAAAATAATACATGAACCTCTTTTCTGAAGCTAAGATGAATCCCAGTAGGGAATTCGATTCCTTATGTTGAGTTTTTAAATGCATGAATAGGGCTTCCTAAtacaaataaaagggaaaaagaaagaatttagggTTGAAACAGCTGGCAATAAACAGCTTCAGAAGTGAATGCAATCCACCTGCTATGAGAATTAGACAGGCAGTCAGAGGACTGAAGGTGGGACACACAGGTAGGTAAAAGGAGGTCTGACAACAGGCAATTATGTCTTCAGAACTacgggaagaagaaaagaagtagCATTTGAATGTCTAACATCCATGCTCATATACAAGACTAAGCTGTGTCTCCTTCCAAAATCATGTGAATAttaaaatcaaaaaaatataACTGTAGTGGTCTAACCTGCCTTTTCaacagcttttcttcctctctctttcataggtctgctgttttcctgttgctcatacatacatacacatgtatatgtatacatatataaaactcTGGGTTCCTTTGggatgtgtttttcttctgagacACATGTTGATGTCAGCACATGACATGGAAGATATatttaaacctgaaaaaaaatcttatattaATTAGTCAAAATTGTCCCTTGTGAATCCTTTCTAGATACTACTAGggactaaaaacaaaacaaaaacaaaaacaaaaaaaaaaccagtgaaACAGGGAACATGATAGGTTTTTCTCATATTCAGTGGTGTGGAACAGAAATTTTTTGAGCACCCGTTTGAATCTGTATCATCCTCCAGAGATGCCTTTTTACTGTATGGTTCCTTCTTCATTGGAAATACACTTCTATGTGTATAATTTTGCTTCTGCATATACCCATAGATGTTTGACCAGCCAAATTCTTGCCTAAGTAAAATTAGGTTCCAGAAATTAGATGGAGAGTTGCCTACGTTGCCTGGGTAGCTGTATTTTGTTGACATGAACAGAGCTTCCTTAACAAGCAGTGACGGTAAAAAGCTTTTTTGCAGAATGGCATTATAGTCTGTATTTTTGGCAGCAGGCAAAAAGTTGGTGTTAGAGATGAGGCTGACATGCAATCTCAGAcatcaataataataatcattaatGATTTACCGCAAATCAGTTGTATCCATCTTACTGCATACATGAGAAgcaggaaatgttatttttaccctgtgcatgtgaggtaTATTGAAGTGAATCAACCTTTCTGCAACAAAACAGCAAAGATCTTTTGGGAGGACCCAGGTCTCCTGCATCTTTACTCCTTACTTTATCCTTTTGGATAGCaaagagaaatacagagatgAAGATGGGGAAATTTAAGCCAGGCAATCTGAGTGTTCACAATGatccaaaaaaaaagataaaataacagTCGCATTCTGCGAATTTGATTTCCCCTGGAAGATATCTGCCAGAAAAGGTATGAACACAGGATTCACCCAACCCATCTTAGAAGTGTGCAATGGAGCACCACATCTGAGCTCACTGTCTAGACTCTCTTGATCAAGGATGGAAAGGAATGGGCACTTTAAGGTGTGATTCTTCTCAGcctaatataaatatttaaaatgggtTGTGTAAATTCATTTCAGAATTGACTCTTGATCTCCACTGAGTGTGAAAGGAGTCTAGGGAACTGGCTACCTATTAACAGGATCACTGCTTTGAATGTCACTGAGGTGTGGATGTTAATGATCAGAAATTGGCCATTTTCTCCAGCAGGGATGATACAGATATATTACACAAGCGAAGAATGAGCATTAGTTCATATTTGAACAATAAGAGCCCAAAATAAGAAGACTGGACTGAAAAAAGTTGCTGGAGGTGTTACTGGAGAATCAGCCTCCCAATTTTGCTGGTATCCTTGGACCATCATGACCACAACAGCTTCACTGTTACTTTTCATGGGAGCGCTCAAGAAGATGGGGATTTGATGTCTGTGTTTCTAGAGGTCACGATAGGGTAGAAAATAATGCACATCTAATGTGCATTGGTGAAGCTCTATGTGCTGTCAACCAAAGCAATGATGTTTATGCTGATTCTCAGAAGCTGAGGATACACTCTTGCATCTCTACATATTTCTCATGGATTTATTAGGAGGGTGTTGCTAGGAAGGAAAGGTTGCATTGAAGTGTTGCATTGAAGGAAAACACAAAAGAACATACATGGCTGCTAGTCACAGCCAAGTGGCAAAGTCCTGCATTCAGGGAGAGTGTGCATGGCATTATATCTAATCAtcttttacattaaaacaaactTAGTTCAGAGCAATATTCTCTGATTCATTTGTCCAATTTTAGATATCCAGGTTTCTAAATGACAGCCTGTTAGCTCTGAGCTATAGCTCTGGATGCTTTGGTCAGTGGAAAGACAGGGGCAGCTTCGTAGAAGAAGTCATTTCCGCCTGTCCTCAGAGGGCCTTTTTACAATTTATGTTTTCCGTagtgggaaaggggaaaaatagtgGTATAACAAGACTTCAGATGATCACAGTAATGCTTCTAAAATCTTCTTTCAGCCATTGTATTTCTATAAGCAGATATAGATACAGCTTTCCTAATCAATTGTAACAGAGGTTTGTGCTGTAGTCCTTATTTTCACACGTGAAAACTGAGGcagggtgagatgcagtgacatgCTGAAGGTCAGCTAACAGGATTTCTTTCAGCTTCCAATCTGATTCCAGGGCACTGGGCTCGGAGCTCTGCCTGCTGCGTCATGTTGTTTTCTGAGAGTATTGAATGGAGTGAGGTGATGTTGAAGGAAATATTGTTGCACTGCTAAAAGCTAGCTTGCTTGTGGTACTAAGAGAGATACTCAAGAAAGTTAGATAGTAACCAGGGATGACTGTggaaaaaaggttgtttttgcttttggtgAATCCTTTATAAGTGTAGATGTAAATGCCCATATTTTGTCCACTCTCTCTCTTCAGCATCGGAGATGGGGGAGGATATCTACTTAAATCCAGACATTCATAACAAATTGTTCCTGGGCCTCATTAATGAGGCTATAGGTTAAGAAATTTGTGTCCCGGGTGGACTTTGCTTGTTTTCAAGCTTCTATTCTCCACAGAGTGGAATACCTCCAAGGTCACAGAAATTAATATAAATGCAACACGAATACTAAAAGCTACAGAGAGGTCTTGTCTGCACTCTGGAAGCTGCGGAAACAAATGGTTCTCAGTACTTCATTAAAGGAACAAGTACTAAAAAACACTCCTGACACTTGTTTGAAGGTGAATTTTAGCCATGCTCATATGCTCTGGAGGAAGAGCCAAACCCACCACAGTTCCTGAAAGTGCTGCGCTGACCTGTCTATGCTGGCTGCAGACCCTGACTGCCTGAGTTTTATGGAAGAAGTCACATCCAAGATGAGAAGGTATTTTGTATTCTGTTCATTCCTCACCCTTCTTGGTCTGAACAGATGCGACATGAAAGAGCATCAGGTAGCTAAGATAAGTgagccttttctttgttttttttccttatgaactTGAAGGCATTAAGATAGTTGAAAGAAAGGACCAGAGGTTTAAGATATCTCATTTATAGCAATGAGGCTGAGAATGGCAGAAGGAATCTAACACAGGGAGAGGGCTCTGCTGCTTGAAATTATAGATGACATGAAACAGGGAGATGTGTAGATGTTCAGTCTCTTCACAGCTGCCATTGCAATGGCAAGGGATGATCGTGGTGGCCAAGGCAACAGGAGCCACATTACACTAATGTGTGTATGATTTTCTCTGTCTGCCCCGCTCTGCTCCTCACATGTATTCCTTTACGGCTTTGGTGATGCATCCAAGTTAGTTCCCCAGTCATTATTGTACTGCTACGACTTCTTTTTCTATGGAGTAGTCAAAGCAGTGTatactgaaaactgtattttcatgtcagcttaaaaagaaaagtgcacacgcttttattttgctttgatttgcatagggaaaacaaaaatcaacaggAAATACTTGTGACACTAAGAAAGATACTCAAGAAAGTTAGATGGTAACCAGGGATGACTGTggaaaaaaggttgtttttgcttttggtgAATCGAAATACAGCAAGTCAAAATGTTtcacattgttttatttttcaaaaatgttggtttttcccccctttattcttttcaaaatgtaCCTGAAATTCACCAAGGAAAAAACAGCATAcattaagtattttaattaaaaaaaaaaaaaaaggttatcacTGAAAAATGCCCAGTGTATTGACTTTCTACCTGTGCTAAATGTTGCCAGGAATGCACAGATAGAAAGCTACATAAGAGATGAAATGCTGAATTAAGCCCAGGTGGGTATTCTCGCTGTATGTTTGACAGCTAGGTTTTGGCTTTAGTTTCCTTTTAAAGTCATCGGACAGAGGCCTTCCAAGAATGACTCAGAGTCTAACTGACATTTTATGACTTACCTATAGGAAGTACTTTGTCTCCCTTCAGTGATATAGGGGAAGCTGGTCACTGAAGTGCCAAAATCAGATGACTGAAGCGGCAGGATTGTAAAGCTCAGTTTCTCCCACCCCTCTTCTAACCttgctgttttctgtcatttttttctatcCCCCGCAGGTTGAATGTGTTACAGAAAATGATCCCCGAAAATTACACTGAAGTGACAGAGTTCATTCTCTCAGGGCTGACAGACTGCCCAGATCTGCAGGCCCCTCTTTTCTTCGTTTTCCTGGTGATGTACACTGTCACGCTCTTGGGAAACTTTGGAATGATTATATTAATCAGGGCAGACCTTCATCTTCACACTCCCATGTACTATTTCCTCAGCCACTTGGCTTTTGTTGACATTTGCTATTCCTCTGTCATCATCCCCCAAATGCTGGTACATATCTTGGAAGAGGAGAAAACCATTGGTTTCTCAGGGTGTGCAGCCCAGCTGTGCTTCTTTGTTGTCTTTGGGATTGCCGAGTGCCTTTTGCTGGCCGTCATGGCATGCGACAGGTATGTGGCCATCTGTAAGCCCCTCCTGTACCCTGTCATTATGTGCGGGCAGACATGCAGATGGCTCGTAGTTGGTTCCTATGCAATCAGCATTTTGCATGCAGTGACACATGCCACTTTCatctttactttttccttctgtcGAGCCAATATTATCAACCATTACTTCTGCGATATTCCCCCACTCTTAGCTCTTTCCTGCTCTGACACCCACACCTATGAGGTCATTGTCTTTGCTCTTGTCAGCATAAATTGTCTCAGCACAATGACAGTCATCTTTGTCTCCTATATTTATATCCTTCCCACCATCCTGAGGATCTGCTCTCCAGAGGGCAGGAgaaaagccttctccacctgtgcccCCCACCTATTGGTTGTCACCATGTTTTATGGGGTGATTTTGTTCATGTACCTGCGCCCCAGCTCCACCTACGCATTGGCCAAGGACAAAGTGGCCACGCTGTTTTACACAGTCATGACTCCCATGCTGAACCCCTTCgtctacagcctgaggaacagtGACGTGAAGGTTGCCATGAAAAGAGCAGTTCAGAGGATGCAATAAATGCAATATGTTAACGAAGGAAGCTGGTGACCAGGAAAGCATTTTCCTATTGCCATTATAGAACTCCCAGTTGCGAAGAAATCCGTATGACGCTGTACTGAAATTTGGTGGAAGAAAATCATATCCAGGCCATACTGGATGaagaatttcagctgaaaaatgatgGAAACACTTTGCTTTGACATTTATTAAATACGAGTTTTGCTTGGAAATTCTGGAAATAACtctagcttttattttaaaatggcatgCTTGGTATTGAAATTGTCCTAAATAAAGTGAGCAAgtataaaaaaggaggaaaataccctcaaactaaattaaataataaaagtaagTTAGAGTAATATTTCTGTAACTGATGAGACCACATACACAGGGAAATGTTACCAAAATGAAAATCATCCTCTCCTCCTGCAAAGACAGGGAAATAATTAAGTCAGCTTTGTTTAATGCACTAAGAAAGTAAGCCGTTTGGGGGGCTGATGGTAAAGCAAAACGTTGGCTAGTCATCTAGTTCCTATGTGAGTATTTGCTTTGGAATATCTCTTATTGAGAGCAGTGCTTATTAAAGGATATGAAATACCACTTGAGTTTAAGAGAATGTAGCCTGGAGACCCTCTGTGTCTCAACATGTAGGAGACATGGAGACGACTGTGCTGATGTTTGGAGGGTTCCACTCTGTCATCAGGTTGAGCCCCTTGATGGGTTTCCTGAAGAGGCAAGATGATGGATTCCCGTGTGACCTcaagacaggaaagggagggttggatactggcacagagagacactcaaggcatGTGAGGGGTTAGATGAATTAGATTTGatgaaggacttgcactccaaactgTGTCGGGTGCCCCAGAGCCATGTGGAGGggtcgctgatgggaggctgctggaaggatgggttggacgcccaggcaggactcacttTGTGTATCCTAAGGCCCCCTTTTATCTGCTAGAACTATTTTCTTATCTTGACTATGCAAAGCTTGAGTAGTtactggctgcaaagcagctagatGTTGTTTAGAAAACAGAATAGGCATGTCTGGCCCTGGCCGGTTTCGGTCAGTGTGTAGAAAGCACATACTGGGGCAGCTATCACATACTCTGCCGCTCACCTGACTCCTCACCATATCTCCTGCAGGTGCTTTCTCCACACTGCCTCATCATCATCTTCTCTTATTTCTATatcctctctgctctgctgtaGATCTGCTCTGTTGAGGGCAGAACCATAGCCTTTTTTAACATGCTCGTCTCCCCTGGTGGCAGTAACCGTCTTCTGCAAGACACTGCTCTTCGCCTCCTTATGACCTGGATCTTGTCATTCCCAGCACAAGGGCAAGGTGCCCTCACTGTTTTACATGGTGATGATCCCAGggctgaaccccctcatctacagcatgaggaaccaGGAAGTGAAGGCTGCCCTGAGGAGAGTGATCggtacaaaattatttttctggaaaaaacaatTAATTTGATTTTCAAATAATATGTATtgtgaaaacaattattttgaaaagtctggagccaaactcttctctctCAGAAGTACAGCAGTACTGAACTGAAGAATACATATTAAAAGGAGAAACACAGGAGGAAGGTGGTGGGCAAGCTGTCAACCTTGAAACAGGAGTCTGGGACAAATGAgaattttcatttgcttgtgGAGGGGTAAATTACAGCAGTCATTGGCGACAGTTGTTACAGCTCAGGCTTTGTACAGCACCTCACAAAACAGGGCACTTTATTGTGATTTGGACTCTTAACCTGTTTGAAACATCAAAAATACTTGTGAGTGTGGATAGCCCActgaggcaggaggcagcaatTTCTGTAACCCACAGTACCAAAAGGTAAGATGTGTAAGAAAATTATCTAGCTGCCTTTGTATCCCCTTCTTCAGGGATTCAATGTCCATTTACAGAGCGGTTATTTCAAGACTCAGGGAAGGTTAGCATTGACAGTGCTCGTGCTTTATCAACATGCACTAAATTTTCTGCCCTCATGTGTCCACCATCTCTGCAAATGCTGCAATATTGACAGTAGTGCAATTCCTCTCCaaaatttgttgtttttataGGCCCCCACAGcctgtatttttattcttgtgtTATTTCTCCTTGCTCAGTCCTGCCTTGGTGAGGGATAGTTACTCCAACTCAGTGACTTCCTCAGCTGCAAGTGGCTGAGGGACAGGATGAATAGTCAAGGAGTGTAACTGCACACTGACCCTATTCTTGTGTATACATGCTTTTTTGTCCACTGTCAGGAGCAGCATACTGTACTGGATGAACCTTTCCTATGACtcattgagggtttttttgtatcATATCTAGAAGGATAATGTTAATGAAAGTTCTGTAAACATTTTCCTCTCTCATCTTAACCCCCAAACACCTAAATTTTCATCAGTTGCCTGTAAGTCACAAGGCTGTTGTCAAAGGCACTGACTATTCATACTTGTGAGAGGTTCACAGAAACCCTGGGTGATGTTCAATATGATGACGTTAAGCTATGTAAGATCTTGCTGTATTTGGTCTAGCTTTTCAATGGCTCTTTTATTTCCAGTGCTTTATGGTTGAATGAATAGTCTATCATGTGTTGTCTTGCACATAAGTGTATTAACTAACTGCATCCTTTGAGACGGATGATAAACACAGAGTTTCTTTTGCCAGTACCATAGAGGCCTTATGTGCTTGGTCTAAGGAACTTTCTCAGTTTCTAAGCAACTCAGAGAGAGAGGGATCTCAGAAAGACATTCATCATATGTATATTTGACATCTGTCTTAGGAAGAGATCAATGATTGAATACTGGACACAAATTTTAACTAGCTCTTTTTAAGAAGGTTATAAACTGTTCTATAGCTTTTACAAAGGTAAGACAGACACCTTAGCAATGCTTACTCTACAAATAAATTTCTGCAGCTGTAAGCTGCTAATAAGCTTTTTCCAGTGCAAAGTGCCGGTATTTCTTGTGCTTTATTTAATCAGAAGTTAAGCTTTTGCATAAGCTTAGAATGAAAACTCCTCAACTATTTTAGAAGATGAGGAATTCCCAATGCAAAAATGTTATGAAGACATTGCCCAGAATTTTAGACTTCTACtgatcttgcagattctggggtTTCTTCTTTTATCTAACTGTAAGTCTCACAATAAAATTGATGAACAAAGTTTTCCTGAGTTCATGCATTGCTTTCACAAGTACACTGGACTTTTGGGAAACACCACATGCAATCAAGAACACATGCTTATACCTTCCTACCTGTTGTGTTGGGGCAGGAAATGGCAAATTCCCTCAGGAAAGTGCACATAGTGGAGCAGAAAGGAATAAGGCATATCTCATCCCTCAGAAGGAGCAGGGATATTTAGTTAGACAAAGTAAAGAGTTACCTCACCCATATTCCCACCTCAGATTTCATTGGGTTTGATTTTAGCTTTTTTGTGTTAAAAGTAATTCTTGGGATGCTAATGAGATTTTATTCTAAGATGGCCTGTACTTCTAGTTAAGATCTAAGCTCTGCTTCGCCTTTTGCAGTCCTTTGTGCTCAGCTTTGGTAGCAAAACCAGTTTTCCCTGTCTGTGGTGTACGCACCTACATACCGGTGTAAAAGGCTGTGTGCCCAGGCGCTTGTTAAAATTAGCAGAGAGAAAGCCATTACAATATGTGGAGCCTCAAAAGCAAATCAGGTCACTCTGAAGTAGACACCAGTGAGCACCTACTGAATTGCCCTCTCAACTACGCTGCTTACATTAATTACACCTCTGTTGATTGTAAGGAGAGCTATACACCTAGCTCACCTGTAGAAGCTTACATTTGCATGCCAATATTGAGATCTCTGAGTCTCTAACTGAATCTTGCCTCTATAGTCAGATGAGCTGAATTCCACCCTAGATTTTCCCTATCTAGTCTTGGCACAAGTACTGTACCATAAAGGAAGTTCACGGTTGCTCAGAGATACAGCTTATGGATTTATGGAACATTTGTGTAATGTCTTACACACAGACACAGTTTTACTGGGTTCCAAGCATGTCATAAATAATGCACCTATCATCGCATGAAATCAGCCATTCTCTAAGGATACCTCTTTCCCTCCATGGACTGTAGATTGATAACTAGCTTAGACTAGATGCCTAATTTTTGGTTGGTTCAAGTCCAGTGAAATTAATTCCTTCCAGACAGAAGACCAGGAGATTGTATAcatattttaattagaattttgattttccaccaaaaaaaaaaaaaaaagtccatgaaGATGATATGATTAAGCTAGGGAACTAATAGATAACTCTTTACCCATGTTATGCAGTTTAACCATTAGATGGAGACAAATCATCGTGATCTTAAGCAGATAATTTTGTCAATCAAACTCTTAGCAAATATTAAAGTTGTGGGAGAAATAAGCTTACAGCTGAATCCTGATAAGGTTATTGCCCATGTTGGGAAGCCTATTCATGATGAAAGTAGGATTTAGCACTATACTAATGGCCTTGAGAAATAGTATTAATCAGTTTGCAGTCGAAGGGAATATTAGAAACATTACCAGCAGTGTGTAAAATACCTATACAGCAAATTGTTTCATGAAGGCAGTTCATGAAACTGAGACAACATTTCAGCTGTTTGTTCTACTCTCTCTCCCTTGAGAAGATCAGGGTCTCCTGTGCCCACAGCATAAGTATAAAATCtctggcagctcccagcagcagtaTTTTACAAATCATGGAAAAGACCATTTCTTTCCCTGGTAGGTGAGTTTCATGATAAATTCAGTTCCCTCACATTTTCCCTCAGTCATGTAGCAACAGTTTCAGATCAACTGCCTTGTTAGAAGGCTTAATTTTAGGTGCACTGAAGGAAAAGTTTTATTCATCaggataaaacaaaagaaaaaatatgaaaatgtctttgaaaataaaagtggAACTTAATTTTTAAAGGTACCCAAAATATTGATCTGGAAATACAAATCTCTTGCAGTTATACATCAGAAGTCTGTTAGAAGGTGTTAAGGTTCCCATGCCTTCTTGTATGAGGATGGTCAACAAACTGCAAATAGGAAGAAACAGCAAGGTCTACGTAACCATGAGATATTTATTTTAGGGCAGAAACAGCCTTTTTCTCTTCTACCAGTATAATCTAGAATTGTCTAAGCTCAGTGATAGTTTGTAAATAAATTGCAGTGTTACTCTGTCTCC
This window of the Dromaius novaehollandiae isolate bDroNov1 chromosome 5, bDroNov1.hap1, whole genome shotgun sequence genome carries:
- the LOC135328554 gene encoding olfactory receptor 8U3-like is translated as MADRNHTTVTEFVLIGFTSRPDLQIPLFMAFLLVYIVTLLGNLGMIVLIRIDSQLHTPMYFFLSHLAFVDLCYSSTITPRMLANFLSERKTISYHACAAQLCCFLTFMITECFLLAGMAYDRCVAICNPLRYRAIMSQQVCIQLVAGLYLYSFCVALFHTIITFCLNFCASNLINHFYCDDLPLLALSCSNTYTKEMLIYAFASFDMISSLLIVLVSYLYIFSTILKIPSTQGRQKAFGTCASHLTAVTIFYGTLIFMYLQPSSNHSLDRDKVASLFYTVVIPILNPLIYSLRNREVKAALRKVVYKILVF
- the LOC135328555 gene encoding olfactory receptor 5AR1-like, with translation MIPENYTEVTEFILSGLTDCPDLQAPLFFVFLVMYTVTLLGNFGMIILIRADLHLHTPMYYFLSHLAFVDICYSSVIIPQMLVHILEEEKTIGFSGCAAQLCFFVVFGIAECLLLAVMACDRYVAICKPLLYPVIMCGQTCRWLVVGSYAISILHAVTHATFIFTFSFCRANIINHYFCDIPPLLALSCSDTHTYEVIVFALVSINCLSTMTVIFVSYIYILPTILRICSPEGRRKAFSTCAPHLLVVTMFYGVILFMYLRPSSTYALAKDKVATLFYTVMTPMLNPFVYSLRNSDVKVAMKRAVQRMQ